The following proteins come from a genomic window of Syntrophobacterales bacterium:
- a CDS encoding AMP-binding protein, producing MGKEYLNQAICSHYVELKADEQPDREILIFLSGNVEERLTYGTIHENANKAARLLLDAGIGKGDKYIVLMHNHPEFVYALLAGPTIGAMMIPIDPRSTGKRLEYYFLNSGAKGVIVSDACLPQLEEILPNIQKLNLISVVSRPESGISPTSSHSIFNEAIGNNSWKRVEQQIFDVRQPMQIIYTSGTTGDPKGVMIRNNRTGVYNIMTRLVWKYSRDRDTLYTGLSLTHGNAQAVTLFPALYLGVKAVFTSRFTKSRIWDICRKYNCTSFSLLGGMLAGIFMEPQKPDDLDNPVNTVISAGTPGVLWEPFEKRFGVKVLEWYGAVEGGFAYKPVGKGPVGSFGKPVPGVMEMKVVDENDNEVPPDEKGELICRNINGDTRVDYWNMPAESEEKTRGGWLRTGDMVHKDKEGWLHFDYRKGAELRRSGDFIQPEYIERIIGEHPDISDVCVYGIPAASGAPGESDLVAAITPFAGTQIDPRSVFAKCRKELPVNFIPSWLQVVAEIPKTVSEKNLDRKLREDFTYKNGAIYRYDDFI from the coding sequence ATGGGAAAAGAATATTTGAATCAGGCCATCTGCTCCCATTACGTCGAGCTGAAGGCGGACGAACAGCCCGACCGGGAGATACTGATTTTTTTAAGCGGTAATGTAGAGGAGCGCCTGACATACGGAACCATTCACGAAAATGCCAACAAGGCAGCTCGCTTGCTGCTTGATGCCGGGATAGGCAAGGGCGATAAGTACATTGTTCTGATGCACAACCATCCGGAGTTTGTTTACGCGCTTTTGGCCGGCCCTACAATCGGCGCGATGATGATCCCGATCGATCCCCGCTCTACCGGCAAGCGTCTTGAGTACTATTTTCTCAATTCCGGGGCGAAGGGGGTAATCGTCTCCGACGCCTGCCTGCCCCAGCTTGAAGAGATTTTACCAAATATCCAGAAATTAAACCTGATTTCGGTGGTTTCACGTCCGGAATCGGGGATATCGCCGACCAGCAGCCACAGCATCTTCAACGAGGCAATCGGGAATAATTCCTGGAAAAGGGTAGAGCAGCAGATATTTGACGTGCGCCAGCCGATGCAGATCATCTACACCTCCGGCACAACCGGCGATCCGAAGGGGGTCATGATCCGCAACAACCGCACCGGTGTTTACAACATCATGACCAGGCTCGTCTGGAAATACAGCCGTGACAGGGACACGCTCTATACCGGCCTTTCGCTGACCCACGGCAATGCTCAGGCGGTAACGCTTTTCCCCGCTCTCTACCTCGGCGTCAAGGCCGTTTTCACCTCCCGGTTTACAAAAAGCAGAATCTGGGACATCTGTAGAAAATACAACTGCACGTCTTTTTCGCTCCTGGGCGGGATGCTGGCCGGCATCTTCATGGAACCACAAAAGCCGGACGATCTCGATAATCCCGTAAATACCGTAATCAGCGCCGGCACCCCCGGGGTTTTGTGGGAGCCTTTCGAGAAAAGGTTCGGGGTGAAGGTCCTCGAATGGTACGGGGCGGTGGAAGGGGGCTTCGCCTACAAACCAGTCGGCAAGGGGCCAGTCGGCTCTTTCGGGAAACCGGTTCCCGGCGTCATGGAGATGAAGGTCGTCGATGAAAACGACAACGAAGTTCCTCCCGATGAAAAGGGGGAGCTTATCTGCCGGAACATCAACGGCGACACCCGGGTTGATTACTGGAACATGCCCGCAGAGTCGGAGGAAAAAACCAGGGGAGGATGGCTGAGAACCGGCGACATGGTTCACAAGGACAAGGAGGGGTGGCTGCACTTCGATTATCGCAAGGGGGCCGAGCTGCGCCGGTCGGGCGACTTTATCCAGCCGGAATACATCGAACGAATAATAGGAGAACACCCTGATATCAGCGATGTATGCGTTTACGGTATTCCCGCCGCGTCGGGCGCGCCCGGCGAAAGCGACCTTGTCGCAGCAATCACCCCCTTTGCGGGAACACAGATCGATCCGCGCTCCGTTTTCGCCAAATGTAGAAAGGAACTTCCTGTGAACTTTATCCCCTCCTGGCTGCAGGTGGTGGCGGAAATACCGAAAACCGTGTCGGAAAAAAACCTCGACAGAAAATTACGCGAGGATTTTACTTATAAAAATGGCGCTATCTACAGGTATGACGATTTCATCTAA